Below is a window of Chiloscyllium punctatum isolate Juve2018m chromosome 49, sChiPun1.3, whole genome shotgun sequence DNA.
AATATTGGAAAGTAACGTTATTTACAAAAGATAGGGTTTGATTTTAAGAAGTGACATTAATAAATTCCTAATCTGGGTGAAAAAGTCATGATTGATTAAAAAAAATAAGATTTCAAGTTTTTATAACTCTTGGCAATGACAGTCTGTTCAATTTTGGAGATGCCAACCATTAGGATTGGTTTCCTGTTGCCCAACAGATTTGTCATTTCTCAAAAATTgattcacatcttcaaagaattcaagatTCTCCTCACCAGTGATGTAAGCACAGTTCTGTGGATCGATTTTTTCTACCTGTTCAAAAATCTTCTCTCCCAGGTTCTCTTTCACATCATCAAAATCTGAATTGTTGGACATCTTCCTCTCATTAGGCATttttctaatttaaaaaaaagtgaaaagctTTGAACTTCTGAATGAAGGTACCTACAGCATTTCTGCAAGATATTTGTCAAAGTCTCTTAACTTCATATTAACAAGCCCATTTTATGTTATAAAATATTTATACTGTGGTCCATTTCTTTAACTACTCTTATCTACCAACAATTCCAAGCATTTGAAAAGCAAACTTTATCTTCAGACCCTTGCAAACTATTAGCTCAAATAATTTATTACTTCTCTTCCTAAATTGGCAACTCATGTGGCAGTCAGTTTCTTTCTGTCATTTTATATGCAGTAGCTTATGTGAACATGCAATTGATTCATCAACACTTGAATTTTGTCAATTGCTAAACTGTAAGCCACTGTGTCAAGGTATTCTAAACATTTTGTGCACTTAAATAAATCACGCATACGTACAGCTCCAGTGCTTCTTGTGCAATGTGAATCTTTTGTTCCAACAGATCCAAGTCATTGACCAGTTTCTTTACTTCCTTACGTCCCATTTCCAGTAACATACCTGGTTAGGCACAAGAAAAACCAGCATGCAGTATAATTAGAGATATTTCAATTTGTATTTAACCATCCTATTCAACTGCTTTTGCAACCATCTCCCTATAAAAAGGATGTATCCAATAATATATTTACTCTATTCAAAATTGCATACTATAATTCCACTTTCATTCATGAAGATGACAAAGTTAGGTTAAAAATCTGAGCTTCCAACTATTCCTTAACATCTACTTCATTTTAGTAGTCTGTCAATGCTAGTGTTGAATAGATTTGTTCCCTGATAACATAATCTTTGAGAATTTGATTGATCCCTTCACCAGAAAAGTTGTTCAAACATGATTGTTTAACAAATTAATTATTATCTTTCTTAATATCTCTTCTTCTTGAAAGAGTTTTGTTAGCGTTCATCATTTGTCATTTATTTTTATGTTTGGAcaactttttttcccaaagtgtTAATCTCTTTCCTTATTCAGAATTACTGGATCATTGAAAAAAAATTTATACAAATGTTAATTTTGAAAGATGAGATGTAAACAGTATTTCAATGGAAATAGAAGCAATTCAGCAACCAGAGATTGGATGTTACGAAATAATATTTATACCACCAGGCTATATCACAATCCTTTTGGAAGAAGCATGATAAGTTTAATACTGGCTAAGATATCAAGACATTGGGGAGAATTCCCCTCCTCGTCTTCAAAACAGTGCCACAGGATCTTTTACATCAATCTGGAACAGCAGGCAGGACCTCTGTTAAATGTCTCATCTGAAGACCAggacctccgacagtgcagcacactcatGTTTGAGTGTCAGTCTAGGTTTCTGAAAACAAGTCTCTGCAGTAGGGCTTGAAGCCCAACTCAGAGAAAAGTGCTGGCAACTGAACTACTGTGGAGAACATTTCCTATACATGTCTTTGCCACAGTGAGAAACCATCACTGCTAAATTCAAGAACAAAGTGTGAGCTGAAATTGTGTCATGGACTGATGTTAACCTCTAATTGTGTGCAAAGGTAAATCTCAACAAAGTTATGACTTCACCAGTAAAAATGTTTCTAAAAATGGCAATCTTTCAAGATGACACTATCGCACCTGTTATTTTTTCACTGCGTCCAGTATTATGAATGTCCACAAGGTCATACAGTTGATCACCTAATGAATCAGTGGAATCAGAATCTGTATCATCTTGCTCGCCTCTAAGTAGACTGGAAGTCAAACACCAAAATTAATACTAGTACAGACAGAAAACATTAGCCATTTTGAGCTTAATGGGCTACATTAAATTTAAGATTACAcaaattctgattttttttaaaaagtcattccAGCATCGAATAGTACCCCCAACCTGGCAGCCAGAAAAAGGATATTGCTATAAATCTATCTCACACTCTGACATTAAAATAATATTCAAAAGGTTACCAAGGTCTATTAAAGCTGAAATAAGTGTTGTCTAATTCAGTTTACAATGAAAATAATTAAAAGTAATGCTATACTGTGACCAAAATGTTCACATGCCATTCATTTATGCTTTGACATTTCTCTGTAGAATTCTGGAGTGTGTTGAATGCTTTTTGAAGTCCAGCAGACAGTAACTTGTCATCCTGTATCATCTGATCCAGCACAGGAACTGGGAGCTCCAGGAGCATTCCTGTAAGAGGCtcaaaacaaagacagttgtgcTTTTTAAGTAAAATACATTCACAATTTATGGCATTTTTGTGCAGTTAAATTCAATATTTACAGCTGCCAGTTCAATTTAGTTTGATAATCATATATTACTCATTAGATTAATAGTACAGTACTTTGTTTTACATTGAACAGGAATTTTCCATGAGGATAATTAATGATTAAAATTGCAAAATGAATCTGTTATAAATTTCACACAAATCTGACAGTTATTTTGCTCGTTTTCTGAACCTCTTTTGACTGACTCTTCAAATCCCTTAGTCCTAAGCATTTAATTATCTTTTGACTAATGTTATACTATTCATTTCAATGGCCTCTCACAATAACATTTGTAAGGTGAACCAAACATCTTTTCATTCCAACTTCCTCATTTTTAACATGGTCCTTGTACATTAGCCCTCTGTCCAAGTGGCTAAGTACTTGAAACAATTTGTTTAAACCTCGACATAATTTTAAAACTCAAAGACAACTTCAGAGTTTTCCTTCTAAAACAAAAACTAGGGATGTATTCCCTGGAATTCAGAAGATTAGAAGGGTTGACTTAATCAAAATGTTAAAGGTATTAGAAGAAAGAGAGAACCTATCTTGCTAGTTTGGGCACTTACGTGTCGAGGATTGTCTAAAACTTAGAACGAGAGCTTTCAGGactgaaattaggaaacacttgtGTATGCAAAATGTGGTATAAGTTTAGAACTTCTTTTCACTATGGCAACAATGCTAGATTAACCAATATCTTTCAATCTGAAATTATTTAATCTTTGTTACCAATTTTCTATCTTTCCATCAAATTTATATTTCCAATAATGATCATACTGGCCCCTGTCATCTCAAGAGCTATGATTTAGCAACGCTGTTCACAACTATATAATTATTTGATTTTTAATCTGTCATCTGACAATATAACATGCAATGATATTCTTTTAAATTCTAATAGCTAATTGATTTATCTTCATAGCCACTGGAAGTTTCCCATAAGTTATATTTAGTCTTCTGATTTCATTCTAATCGCTTTACTTACATGAAATACATAGCTTACCTACTAACCATCACCTAAAAATAAAAAGTTATTCTGATTCCTTTCCTGCTGTTAATGGTACCACTCAAAAACTTTAACATTTTGCATATGATATGTCATTTCTCTAAACTATACTCAGGATCCCCAGAGCCTATGCCATAGCCCAGTATAAAAGTagagaagtgtggcgctggaatttctgatgaagggcttatgcccgaaacgtaaattctcctgctcctcggatgctgcctggccctgctgcgcttttccagcaccacacttttcgactctgatctccagcatctgcagtcttctctTTCTACTAGTCCAGTATAGGAGTAAAACAACTGTACCTGTAAGTTTTATAGCCATTTTGGGATATTGTGGGAAGATGGCATTATAAAGCCTTTCACCTAGTGTATTCTGCTGCTCCAAATATTGGTCCTCCATTTAAATCATTTCAAATACAAGCTAAGAAAACCAGAGTGTGAAGTTCGCCATCCGAGTGGTCCTGTCCTGCGTTGTGGAAATTTGTTATAGATGCCTTCTTCGATTTCAGAGTGCTGTCACAAAAACAATATCAAATTATTAATTCCATCTCATCTGAAACAACTGGAAACAGATTATTTGCTCATTGATCTCACCACTGGTTGATAGACCGTTACATTTGCTGCTATGTTTCCCTTGATAACAATCACTGAACTTACAGATTGTGGGGAAAGAACAGAAACGTTTGGGGATTTTTAGCAGGTATCAGGGGGTGGGAGAAAGTCAAAGAAACTCCCAGCCCCTGAATGTTTGTGATGGAGACAAGCTGCAATAACTCCGTCATATCAATGACACACATTgccttttccctttttttaaatatataaattCGAAGAACCGTTTCTAATCCTGTTTTATTAAAGAAGTCCGTAAAGAATGTGAATATCCACCGGGTGATCACAAACACCTTCACCGCCACTCAGCCATTACAACAACAACTGCAACTAGGCAGCGTCGCCCACTGATGACATCACCCGCCCCGTCGCCGACTGATTGTATCACCTACCCCGTGTCGCCCGCTGATTGCATCACCCACCATGCGTCGTCCGCTGAATACGTCATCCGCCTGTGCGTCCTCCCGTCAGCGACTGGCGGATCACCCCAACCCGAACATGGCGGAGGATTCAAACTAGTTCCATACAATACACCCAAAGTGAGAAACACCTTCTTACGGCCACAGATTTAACAGAGAATCCAGAATCTAAAGGAAATAAAGCAGGTGTAATATATTGCTGGGGCTGGGGGATGGTGCACGGAGGTGTTCGTGGTGGGTGAATGCTGGAAGTAGTCCCGGTGTGGCGGAGGGCGGTGGTGTGATAAGGCAGCGCGAGGGCAGGACTCGTTCTTTCTGCGGACGGCGGCGGCGAGACCAGAGGTTCCAGAGGGAGAGGGTTAATGGGGGAGCGGCTGGGGAGGGGGGCCcggggatagggatagggatagggagaggggcccgggggtggggagggagaggggcccGGATTCTCGGAGCCGGCTGCTCCCGGACAGGCCGCACTTGAAGCCTCGATTGTGGGCCCCTGCTGCATGTGGCCGCCTGTGGTGGGAAGCCGGGCCCTGGGTCTGTTCTGTCGCCGGGGGCCGGGGTCGGGGTCGGGGGTCGGGGGTCGGGGCGGGGGGTGACCGGGATTGGTTGGGTCTTCCCGTGTGAGTGACCAtcaaactgtgtctgtgtccagGGGGGAGGATGTCGGCTCACCTTCAGTGGATGATCGTCCGgaactgctccagtttcctgatCAAAAGGAACAATCAGGTCTACAGCACCGTGAGTATTTACAATGCCGCCTGAGGTTTAAAACAACAGTGctggttataatccaacagggaTTGATTGCCCTTAAGTGTGTGCATTAGAACATGAAGTGCTTGTAGTTGTGCATCTTCGTTTATTTAAGATGAGTTACTCGTTGTTGATCACTTGGATTGTTACGTGAATCCCACTTGATCCCTGTGGCTCTGCAATTTGGTTTCCTTCTAACATCCGTcaat
It encodes the following:
- the LOC140469590 gene encoding uncharacterized protein isoform X2, which produces MEDQYLEQQNTLGMLLELPVPVLDQMIQDDKLLSAGLQKAFNTLQNSTEKCQSINECLLRGEQDDTDSDSTDSLGDQLYDLVDIHNTGRSEKITGMLLEMGRKEVKKLVNDLDLLEQKIHIAQEALELKMPNERKMSNNSDFDDVKENLGEKIFEQVEKIDPQNCAYITGMLLELEPSAIQVLLTDRLALHAAVQKAQAVLSQSATQIPELVNSEDGSDLDSETEQLGEELYCYINKTKYSEHASTITGMLLEIPHNHLTELLKSPEQLNEKIKTAASALEDD
- the LOC140469590 gene encoding uncharacterized protein isoform X1; the protein is MEDQYLEQQNTLGERLYNAIFPQYPKMAIKLTGMLLELPVPVLDQMIQDDKLLSAGLQKAFNTLQNSTEKCQSINECLLRGEQDDTDSDSTDSLGDQLYDLVDIHNTGRSEKITGMLLEMGRKEVKKLVNDLDLLEQKIHIAQEALELKMPNERKMSNNSDFDDVKENLGEKIFEQVEKIDPQNCAYITGMLLELEPSAIQVLLTDRLALHAAVQKAQAVLSQSATQIPELVNSEDGSDLDSETEQLGEELYCYINKTKYSEHASTITGMLLEIPHNHLTELLKSPEQLNEKIKTAASALEDD
- the LOC140469590 gene encoding uncharacterized protein isoform X3, with the protein product MLLELPVPVLDQMIQDDKLLSAGLQKAFNTLQNSTEKCQSINECLLRGEQDDTDSDSTDSLGDQLYDLVDIHNTGRSEKITGMLLEMGRKEVKKLVNDLDLLEQKIHIAQEALELKMPNERKMSNNSDFDDVKENLGEKIFEQVEKIDPQNCAYITGMLLELEPSAIQVLLTDRLALHAAVQKAQAVLSQSATQIPELVNSEDGSDLDSETEQLGEELYCYINKTKYSEHASTITGMLLEIPHNHLTELLKSPEQLNEKIKTAASALEDD